A region from the Lentimonas sp. CC4 genome encodes:
- a CDS encoding AI-2E family transporter, whose amino-acid sequence MKLQRVAMTMLIVFFTFYLLYLGQTLLLPLVIAGAVAYLINILAHTICMLRIGGVSLPRPIAMVFAIAVILASLSLVVQLITVNITSVIKVAPLYQQNLESLIYKGYTLFGVEEAPNIKEIFAQLDFRSYLQNLGGTVRSLVSSTGIIILYLIFLLLEQRTFAAKIRCLVTHPDRLKDVTELMEKIRSDIRSYIGIKVLTSAVTGILSYVVLSLVGVDFASFWAVLIFFLNFIPTIGSIIATAFPSVLALVQFDTLGPFVVTASVLTGLQFCIGSLLEPKLMGNRLNLSPIVILLSLGLWGSIWGIPGMFLCVPITVIMVIIFSYFPETRPAAVLLSGTGELSVGPRRSAVASKKKKKDTSVS is encoded by the coding sequence ATGAAATTGCAGCGCGTAGCGATGACGATGTTGATCGTCTTTTTCACCTTTTATTTGCTCTACCTCGGGCAGACTTTGTTGTTGCCCCTCGTGATCGCTGGAGCGGTCGCTTATTTGATTAATATTTTGGCGCATACGATTTGTATGCTGCGTATTGGTGGTGTTTCCCTGCCGCGGCCTATTGCGATGGTTTTTGCGATCGCAGTGATTCTGGCGTCGTTGAGTTTGGTGGTTCAGTTGATTACGGTGAATATTACGAGTGTGATTAAAGTTGCGCCGCTGTATCAGCAGAATTTGGAGAGTCTAATTTATAAAGGTTATACATTATTTGGCGTCGAGGAGGCTCCGAATATAAAGGAGATTTTCGCTCAACTTGATTTTCGGAGTTATTTACAGAATTTGGGCGGCACGGTGCGGTCGTTGGTGAGTAGCACGGGTATTATCATTTTATATTTGATCTTCTTATTGCTGGAACAACGGACATTTGCGGCGAAGATACGCTGTTTGGTCACACATCCAGATCGCCTGAAAGATGTCACTGAGCTAATGGAAAAAATTCGTTCAGACATCCGCTCTTATATCGGGATTAAGGTGCTGACGAGTGCGGTGACAGGAATACTCAGCTATGTTGTTTTGTCGCTTGTCGGTGTGGACTTCGCGAGTTTTTGGGCAGTTCTCATTTTCTTTCTGAACTTCATTCCGACGATCGGGTCGATTATCGCGACTGCATTTCCGTCGGTATTGGCTTTGGTGCAATTTGATACGCTCGGCCCGTTTGTGGTGACTGCGTCGGTGCTGACGGGGCTACAATTTTGTATCGGTAGTTTGCTCGAACCGAAATTGATGGGCAACCGGTTGAATTTGAGCCCGATCGTGATTCTGCTGTCTTTGGGGCTTTGGGGCTCGATATGGGGAATCCCTGGAATGTTCCTGTGTGTGCCGATCACTGTGATTATGGTAATTATCTTTTCCTATTTCCCAGAGACAAGGCCAGCGGCTGTGTTACTCTCGGGCACCGGTGAGTTGAGTGTCGGTCCACGTCGTAGCGCGGTTGCCTCGAAGAAGAAGAAGAAGGACACCTCGGTCTCGTGA
- a CDS encoding oxidoreductase has product MDSNLVSGRLRTALLVGGSGAIGSALIQALSVSGRYGRIHCVGRRLLELDHEQIVEHVVDFECLADWSLEAPVDDVFCAIGTTLQVAGSAEAFRRVDYDLVLAVGTLAKRLNAQTLSVVSSLGADASAKSLYLRTKGEMEMALIALELPVLHIFRPSLLAGSVQRSDFRLKEVLANGLLAVLGPLFLHGRLRKYRRVAPTAVAHSMVCAGLESKRGLSLYENDAIFDLCASGL; this is encoded by the coding sequence ATGGACTCAAACTTAGTTAGCGGTCGGTTGCGCACGGCGCTGCTAGTCGGAGGATCGGGTGCGATTGGTTCGGCACTGATACAGGCGCTGTCGGTTTCTGGTCGCTATGGTCGAATTCACTGTGTGGGGCGCCGGTTGCTGGAGCTGGATCATGAGCAAATCGTGGAGCACGTTGTCGATTTTGAATGTTTGGCAGACTGGTCACTGGAGGCGCCAGTGGATGATGTGTTTTGCGCCATCGGGACGACTCTTCAGGTGGCGGGGTCGGCTGAGGCATTTAGGCGAGTTGACTATGATCTGGTGTTGGCAGTCGGGACGCTGGCGAAGCGATTAAATGCGCAGACGCTATCGGTGGTTAGTTCGCTTGGTGCGGATGCGTCGGCGAAGTCGTTGTATTTACGAACGAAAGGGGAGATGGAAATGGCATTGATCGCGCTGGAACTGCCTGTGTTGCATATTTTTCGGCCTTCGTTGCTGGCAGGGAGCGTGCAACGTTCAGATTTTAGGCTGAAAGAAGTGTTGGCCAATGGATTGCTTGCCGTGCTCGGGCCACTGTTTTTACACGGTCGATTGAGGAAATATCGTCGTGTGGCGCCTACTGCGGTGGCTCATTCTATGGTCTGTGCGGGCCTAGAGAGTAAAAGAGGGCTAAGTCTTTATGAGAATGACGCGATTTTTGACCTGTGTGCTTCAGGGCTCTAA
- the hemW gene encoding radical SAM family heme chaperone HemW, with the protein MDLQEKELKTIHPAQTALGLYCHVPFCASTCDFCAFYQEKPRRGDLDRYLNAMDAEFALLPQDRVVDTVFWGGGTPGLLSAKDLERLGSSMLERLGSAPAEWTIEMAPSTVKADKLAVLRDLGVTRISMGVQSFDAELLESLGRLHRPNQIYTAWERVQAAGFPQTNLDLMFAIPNQSIEQWEAAIREAARLGPTHLSTYCLTFEEDTALYVKLSEGKIKIDEERELRFYERGWELLAELGYNQYEISNFSKANAECIHNVNTWRMTEWIGCGPSAASQYQGERYQRPSNLDEWATAMEDGVPPKTEIVTLDDGILMADAVIFGLRMNAGIDLAEIAQRFPAPEVMTVLEPLMARFEGEGLLLRDGAHARLTHQGRLVCDAIGSAVLEALT; encoded by the coding sequence ATGGACCTGCAAGAAAAAGAGCTGAAAACTATACATCCTGCACAAACCGCATTGGGGCTTTATTGCCACGTTCCGTTTTGTGCTTCGACTTGCGATTTCTGTGCCTTTTATCAGGAGAAACCACGTCGAGGCGATTTAGATCGTTATTTGAACGCGATGGATGCCGAGTTTGCCTTGCTCCCGCAGGATCGGGTGGTGGATACAGTGTTCTGGGGTGGTGGCACGCCGGGTTTGCTGTCGGCCAAAGATTTGGAGCGTCTTGGCAGCTCGATGCTAGAACGTCTTGGCTCCGCGCCTGCGGAGTGGACGATTGAGATGGCACCTTCGACTGTGAAGGCCGATAAGCTCGCGGTGCTCCGTGATCTAGGGGTGACGCGTATCTCGATGGGCGTGCAGAGTTTTGATGCCGAACTCCTTGAATCGCTTGGGCGCTTGCATCGCCCCAACCAAATTTATACCGCGTGGGAACGTGTGCAGGCGGCAGGTTTTCCGCAGACGAATTTGGATCTGATGTTTGCGATCCCCAATCAATCCATTGAGCAATGGGAGGCTGCGATTCGTGAGGCGGCTCGACTCGGGCCGACGCATCTTTCGACTTATTGCCTGACGTTTGAAGAAGATACCGCGCTGTATGTGAAGCTGTCCGAAGGAAAAATTAAAATCGATGAGGAGCGTGAGCTGCGATTCTACGAGCGAGGCTGGGAGTTGCTCGCAGAGCTGGGCTATAATCAATATGAGATCTCAAATTTTTCGAAGGCGAATGCTGAGTGTATCCATAATGTAAATACTTGGCGTATGACGGAGTGGATCGGTTGTGGGCCTTCGGCTGCCAGCCAATATCAGGGCGAACGCTATCAACGCCCATCCAATCTTGATGAATGGGCGACTGCGATGGAGGACGGTGTGCCGCCGAAGACAGAAATAGTCACACTGGATGATGGTATACTCATGGCCGACGCCGTGATCTTTGGGCTGCGTATGAATGCAGGGATTGACTTGGCAGAGATCGCGCAGCGCTTTCCCGCGCCAGAGGTGATGACAGTGCTTGAGCCATTAATGGCACGCTTTGAGGGAGAGGGCTTGTTGCTCCGAGACGGTGCGCATGCGCGTCTGACGCATCAAGGACGCTTGGTGTGCGATGCAATTGGCAGTGCAGTGCTTGAAGCTCTGACGTGA